In Nitrosopumilaceae archaeon, the following proteins share a genomic window:
- a CDS encoding ATPase domain-containing protein, whose amino-acid sequence MDASHVKVRTGIPGLDSIISGGFREGRTLVLSGSPGSGKTTFGMQFLYSGAKDFDEPGVFVTLSEGPNEIKNDFKMYGWDIQNMVDEGKMLMIDARPFKMDEGFIALDESLYRGETLPYMHLTQLILSSIKRVQAKRVVIDSLTVLAMQYTNPFYARQGLQGLIHALEDQNCTSILISENIQTPKIPIEWYVASGVVLLHHIRKEDTMERSVQVIKMRGIRHSEQVFPIKINENGLQVLHPRLNP is encoded by the coding sequence ATGGATGCATCTCATGTCAAAGTACGAACTGGAATTCCAGGTCTTGATTCTATTATCTCAGGTGGATTTAGGGAGGGAAGAACTCTTGTTTTATCTGGATCCCCAGGAAGTGGAAAGACAACATTTGGAATGCAATTTCTATATTCTGGCGCTAAAGATTTTGATGAACCTGGTGTGTTTGTCACTCTTTCTGAAGGTCCAAACGAAATAAAAAATGATTTTAAAATGTATGGATGGGATATCCAGAATATGGTAGATGAAGGAAAGATGCTAATGATTGACGCTAGACCCTTCAAGATGGATGAGGGTTTCATTGCGTTAGATGAATCACTATATCGGGGAGAAACACTTCCTTACATGCACTTGACACAATTAATTCTCAGTAGCATCAAAAGAGTGCAAGCAAAGCGTGTCGTCATTGACTCCCTCACAGTTCTTGCCATGCAGTATACAAATCCATTTTATGCAAGACAAGGACTACAGGGGTTGATTCATGCTCTAGAAGACCAAAACTGTACTTCAATCCTGATCTCAGAAAATATCCAGACTCCAAAAATCCCAATAGAGTGGTACGTTGCATCTGGTGTTGTTCTGCTTCACCATATCAGAAAGGAAGATACGATGGAGCGTTCCGTACAAGTAATAAAAATGCGTGGAATTCGTCACAGTGAACAAGTCTTCCCCATAAAAATAAATGAAAACGGCCTACAGGTTTTGCATCCTAGATTAAATCCGTAG
- a CDS encoding DUF2341 domain-containing protein gives MMIHAGHRLGLGTIMTAMIMLTVVAILGTIGLVLSTQNFTLFKTILVETFTNTAAISKNQESLSIENSVYHSSTQQFNFTLTNTGQVPINVTKIEIDSPTLNVTGALSNSITNAESLTTIPVYHIPSNSKINSMSTQSASSIILPQRSFTTGIPYTCFTDPVTISITTARGTVIKTQVAPNVGWYDNHWQFRKRITLNYTQIAGNPTPILLDNVKNTTGSGSSSYTLPNFVVGSGSNRLLLVGIESNTGTVQSLTYSGISLTRANGTTNTVDSEIWYLVNPPTGSANIAVTMTGTANVELGAYSFFGVDQTYPISFSAYRTGSGNSGLVKANTTSINSWVIDSIAVPTGNTLIQNIGQTLEWNKPISGTTFTGGSSYNMTYLPTTKTMTWNWGGSSQNYASVAVEIKSSAFYNFPLLINETTDTDLKNYAKSNRYDVLFTACDGKTKLDHEIENYTTTTGSLTAWVQVPNIYNSPNNVIYMYYNNTAATNQQNITSTWDPTYAGVWHFANTPSSVGTPPSLELMQFNFTNSTAQSYQNIKNFPVGSHTDRLLLVTASADHPTTFNSITYGNQALTQLQAHVLGNVDTEFWYLLNPPTGTADIHGTTTGGNNYMSLVAYSIYGVDQTTPVAPLEPAVTGTSQTVSISVTNLWPNSLLMDQAAVGYGAQCGTSCGFNHPPWDLENPTEFETWLTHPIDINHDTVASSVAFPSTTCISTTFQWHVHTSSSDTWVDAAVEIKSDTSSGDTTVLDSTSNKNFFSPVNLPNCGQVLGKIGGGTTLNGVNQLFVQNTTLTGMPLLNHPKTVSIWYNAPTPVAKEDFSSLQQDVTPYPSASTSTAFRTGFQTTTSMDAWKFSPSGTTNMLTKTPIPLANSWHYAVYTYNGTTNIWYVDGVRQTSSNTVPPSGLPNSLYVGASTSTNNANTLAEFFKGSLDEFRYSTTARSASWIATEYNNQAFPNTFYKVGPPEKVTDTRSSQ, from the coding sequence ATGATGATACATGCAGGTCATAGACTAGGTCTAGGTACAATTATGACTGCAATGATAATGCTTACCGTTGTAGCCATCTTGGGCACAATAGGCCTTGTTTTAAGTACGCAGAATTTTACTTTATTCAAAACCATTTTAGTTGAAACATTTACAAATACAGCCGCAATAAGTAAAAATCAAGAATCACTATCAATAGAGAATTCTGTTTATCATTCCTCTACACAACAATTTAATTTTACTTTAACAAATACAGGTCAGGTACCAATTAATGTTACAAAAATAGAAATTGATAGTCCGACTTTAAATGTAACTGGTGCACTCTCCAATTCAATAACAAATGCTGAGAGTTTAACTACCATACCTGTCTATCATATACCTAGTAATTCAAAAATTAATTCAATGTCTACCCAAAGTGCTAGTTCAATAATTCTTCCTCAACGATCTTTCACAACTGGAATTCCTTACACGTGTTTTACCGATCCAGTTACAATTTCAATAACTACTGCACGAGGCACTGTAATTAAAACTCAAGTCGCACCAAATGTTGGTTGGTATGACAATCACTGGCAATTTCGTAAAAGAATAACTTTGAACTATACGCAAATAGCTGGTAATCCCACCCCAATTCTATTAGATAATGTGAAAAACACCACAGGATCAGGATCATCATCATATACTCTTCCTAATTTTGTTGTTGGTTCAGGTTCAAATAGACTATTACTAGTTGGTATTGAATCTAATACTGGAACTGTGCAATCATTAACTTATTCTGGAATATCTCTAACAAGAGCAAACGGAACAACCAATACTGTCGATTCTGAAATTTGGTATTTGGTAAATCCTCCAACAGGTAGTGCAAATATTGCAGTGACAATGACAGGTACGGCAAATGTGGAACTTGGCGCATATTCATTTTTTGGAGTTGATCAGACATACCCAATTTCTTTTAGTGCTTATAGAACCGGTTCTGGAAATAGTGGTTTGGTGAAGGCAAATACAACAAGTATTAACAGTTGGGTAATAGATTCTATTGCGGTACCAACTGGTAATACTCTTATACAAAATATTGGGCAAACCCTTGAATGGAACAAACCAATTTCTGGTACTACATTCACTGGAGGAAGTAGTTATAATATGACTTATTTGCCAACAACAAAAACGATGACGTGGAACTGGGGTGGCAGTAGTCAAAATTATGCATCAGTTGCAGTAGAGATAAAATCTAGTGCTTTCTACAACTTTCCTCTTTTAATAAATGAAACAACAGATACTGATCTGAAAAATTATGCCAAGAGCAATAGATATGACGTTTTATTTACGGCATGTGATGGAAAAACAAAATTAGACCATGAAATTGAAAACTATACCACAACTACAGGTTCATTAACAGCGTGGGTTCAAGTCCCAAATATTTACAATTCACCTAACAATGTTATTTACATGTATTATAACAATACTGCTGCAACAAATCAACAAAATATTACAAGTACATGGGATCCAACTTATGCAGGTGTTTGGCATTTTGCAAATACCCCATCGTCTGTCGGTACTCCTCCATCCTTAGAACTTATGCAATTTAATTTTACAAATTCAACTGCACAATCATATCAAAACATAAAGAATTTTCCTGTCGGAAGTCATACAGATAGACTGTTATTAGTTACAGCATCTGCTGATCACCCTACAACCTTTAATTCCATCACTTACGGTAATCAAGCGCTAACACAACTACAAGCACACGTACTTGGTAACGTAGATACCGAGTTTTGGTATTTACTAAATCCTCCTACTGGAACTGCCGATATTCATGGGACTACTACTGGCGGTAATAATTACATGTCATTAGTAGCATATTCCATATATGGAGTAGATCAAACCACTCCAGTGGCTCCTCTTGAACCTGCAGTTACTGGTACAAGCCAAACTGTTTCAATTAGCGTGACTAACCTTTGGCCAAATAGCTTACTTATGGATCAAGCAGCAGTAGGATATGGCGCCCAGTGCGGTACTAGTTGTGGTTTCAATCATCCTCCATGGGATCTAGAAAATCCCACAGAGTTTGAAACTTGGCTCACGCACCCAATAGATATTAACCATGATACAGTTGCGTCAAGTGTGGCTTTTCCATCAACAACATGCATATCTACAACATTTCAATGGCATGTCCACACCTCATCTTCTGATACATGGGTGGACGCAGCAGTAGAGATAAAATCTGACACTTCGAGCGGTGACACAACAGTTCTAGACAGTACATCTAACAAGAATTTTTTCTCTCCTGTCAATCTACCCAATTGTGGACAAGTTTTAGGGAAAATTGGCGGAGGTACAACTCTTAATGGAGTAAATCAACTTTTCGTTCAAAACACTACTCTTACTGGAATGCCTTTACTTAATCATCCAAAAACAGTATCAATTTGGTATAACGCTCCCACACCAGTTGCAAAAGAAGACTTCTCTTCCTTACAGCAAGATGTTACACCATATCCATCAGCTAGTACGTCAACTGCCTTCAGAACGGGTTTTCAGACAACAACTAGTATGGATGCATGGAAATTCTCGCCAAGCGGTACAACAAACATGCTGACAAAAACCCCCATACCTTTGGCGAACAGTTGGCATTATGCTGTTTATACTTACAATGGAACGACAAACATATGGTATGTTGATGGTGTAAGACAAACCTCCTCAAATACTGTTCCCCCAAGTGGTTTGCCTAATTCTCTTTATGTAGGTGCTTCTACTTCTACTAATAACGCCAATACACTAGCAGAATTTTTTAAAGGAAGTCTAGACGAATTCCGATACTCGACTACTGCTCGATCTGCTTCATGGATTGCTACAGAATACAACAATCAAGCATTTCCTAATACATTTTACAAAGTAGGGCCTCCTGAAAAGGTCACAGATACGAGAAGCTCTCAATAG
- a CDS encoding response regulator, whose translation MKVLGIDDNSDINMLLGTVLTASGHQYTSVTDGREGIKLLKQNPYDVVLLDLAMPEFSGFDVLDSLKKEGLIEKQKIILLTASSITDEEISELLKTGVRSYLRKPLDIDIFVEKIQQVYSGQ comes from the coding sequence ATGAAAGTTCTAGGCATAGATGATAATTCTGACATCAACATGCTTCTTGGGACTGTTCTGACTGCGTCTGGACATCAGTATACTTCTGTAACCGATGGAAGAGAAGGAATCAAACTACTTAAACAAAATCCATATGATGTTGTACTTTTAGACTTAGCCATGCCAGAGTTTAGTGGATTTGATGTTTTAGATTCCTTAAAAAAAGAAGGATTGATTGAAAAACAAAAGATCATACTACTTACTGCATCATCAATTACAGATGAAGAAATCAGTGAATTGTTAAAAACCGGGGTTCGTTCATATCTTAGAAAACCCCTCGATATAGATATTTTCGTGGAAAAAATTCAACAGGTTTACAGTGGCCAATGA
- a CDS encoding SRPBCC family protein has protein sequence MTEIKTAVEINASVDKVWEVVSDLDKDPKFWTSITSIRNISHESNQVKREVTLAKTNKCLQTITLYPKEKVHTEWTKGIIKGTKDIILIPRGSGTYLESVLDYKFTGMAGFLSGKITKDVTIETQRAVEFIKEKAEGVDTSLNMEERKHWADMYDDKEK, from the coding sequence ATGACTGAAATAAAAACGGCTGTTGAGATTAATGCTTCTGTAGATAAGGTATGGGAAGTTGTATCTGATCTTGATAAAGATCCAAAATTTTGGACCTCTATTACTTCGATAAGGAATATTTCTCATGAGAGTAACCAAGTAAAACGTGAGGTCACACTTGCCAAAACCAACAAGTGCCTGCAGACAATCACTCTATATCCCAAAGAAAAAGTACACACAGAATGGACAAAAGGAATAATCAAGGGCACCAAAGATATTATCCTTATACCAAGAGGCAGTGGTACATACCTTGAATCTGTTTTAGATTATAAATTTACAGGAATGGCAGGTTTCCTGTCTGGAAAAATTACGAAAGATGTAACAATAGAAACTCAAAGAGCAGTTGAATTCATAAAAGAAAAAGCAGAAGGTGTTGATACTAGTTTAAACATGGAAGAAAGGAAACATTGGGCAGACATGTACGATGATAAAGAAAAGTAA
- the purE gene encoding 5-(carboxyamino)imidazole ribonucleotide mutase: MSYSKKPLVGIIMGSSSDSKIMHGAAIVLEEFGVKHEDQIVSAHRTPTRLLDYAKHAEKNGFKVIIAGAGGSAHLPGMIASHTIIPVIGVPIMVYNDKSGNSDRFKFSAFGGLDSLLSISEMPTGSPVVTVGVNKATNAGLYALKILANEFSDIQRKLKQHKQKQHSLVLKESDELKKLGLTRFTNKKFKK; the protein is encoded by the coding sequence GTGAGTTATTCAAAAAAACCACTTGTTGGTATCATTATGGGTTCAAGTTCAGATAGCAAAATAATGCATGGAGCAGCTATTGTTTTAGAGGAATTTGGGGTAAAGCATGAAGACCAGATAGTATCTGCACATAGAACTCCAACAAGACTGTTAGATTATGCGAAACATGCAGAAAAAAACGGATTCAAAGTCATAATTGCAGGAGCTGGTGGTTCAGCTCATCTCCCAGGAATGATTGCGTCTCACACTATAATTCCGGTAATAGGCGTACCTATAATGGTGTATAACGACAAGTCTGGCAATTCGGATCGCTTCAAGTTTTCTGCATTTGGAGGATTGGATTCATTATTATCCATATCAGAGATGCCAACAGGTTCTCCAGTTGTAACGGTAGGAGTAAACAAGGCAACAAATGCAGGACTGTATGCTCTAAAAATACTTGCTAATGAATTTAGTGATATACAGCGAAAACTCAAGCAACACAAACAAAAACAACATAGTTTAGTGCTTAAAGAATCAGATGAGCTAAAAAAACTTGGATTAACTAGGTTTACAAATAAAAAATTCAAGAAATAA
- the purK gene encoding 5-(carboxyamino)imidazole ribonucleotide synthase: MKGVILMAKVLGIIGGGQLGMMLTEAAKKMPGHVSDVIVLDPTKNCPASKVGAKQIVADFKNKNAIVELSLQSDIITYEIESGDSEVLESLNNDITINPSPSTLKIIQDKYLQKKFMRENGLPVSDFTIIESLPELEEKITLFEYPAILKARKDAYDGRGNFRIENPSQIIPAYEQFKDRSMMLEKIVNFQMEVSVIAARSTKGEIATYPLVENIHENNILKMTIAPARVSKKISEEAEKIARKTMEVLHGAGVFGIEMFVTLDDKVLINEIAPRVHNSGHHTLQSSVTSQFEQHLRAILGLELGKTDLLHYTVMCNILGPKDFQGRYEPITLKPEDGVYLKMYQKDEVKPQRKMGHFNLVDEKNTKDIDSLIKKAGEVRNLIKFHKQNQ; encoded by the coding sequence ATGAAAGGAGTCATTTTGATGGCCAAAGTTCTAGGAATAATAGGTGGCGGTCAGCTTGGCATGATGCTAACCGAAGCTGCAAAAAAAATGCCTGGGCACGTTTCTGATGTCATAGTTTTAGATCCTACAAAGAATTGTCCGGCATCAAAAGTTGGAGCAAAGCAAATTGTAGCAGACTTTAAAAATAAAAATGCAATTGTAGAGTTATCATTACAATCTGATATCATAACATATGAAATAGAATCAGGAGATAGTGAAGTATTAGAGTCATTAAATAATGATATAACAATAAACCCGTCACCTTCTACGCTAAAAATAATTCAAGACAAATACTTGCAAAAAAAATTCATGCGTGAAAATGGACTTCCTGTATCTGATTTCACCATAATAGAGTCTTTACCAGAACTTGAAGAAAAAATAACATTGTTTGAATATCCTGCAATACTCAAGGCAAGAAAAGATGCATATGATGGCAGAGGAAATTTTAGAATAGAAAATCCCAGTCAAATAATTCCTGCATATGAACAATTCAAAGATAGATCAATGATGCTTGAAAAAATAGTCAATTTTCAAATGGAGGTATCAGTCATAGCTGCACGAAGCACAAAAGGCGAAATTGCCACATATCCACTTGTAGAAAACATTCATGAAAATAACATTCTCAAAATGACAATTGCACCAGCCAGAGTAAGTAAAAAAATTTCAGAAGAAGCTGAAAAAATTGCCAGAAAAACAATGGAGGTACTTCATGGTGCAGGAGTTTTTGGAATAGAGATGTTTGTAACTCTAGATGACAAAGTACTCATAAATGAGATAGCTCCACGAGTACACAACTCTGGTCACCATACACTGCAATCTAGTGTGACATCACAGTTTGAACAACATCTCAGAGCAATACTTGGACTTGAACTTGGAAAAACAGATTTGTTGCACTATACAGTAATGTGCAATATTTTGGGACCAAAGGACTTTCAAGGTAGATACGAACCAATCACACTCAAACCAGAAGATGGAGTATACCTAAAGATGTATCAAAAAGATGAAGTAAAACCTCAAAGAAAGATGGGGCACTTTAATTTGGTGGATGAGAAAAATACAAAAGACATTGATTCATTAATCAAAAAAGCCGGAGAGGTAAGAAATCTCATAAAATTCCATAAACAAAATCAATAA
- a CDS encoding AAA family ATPase gives MSGVGNQLNSRTKEFSTAKISDEKFTLNLKISQLKRDTHALSKNYDIKKYLDSTKFTFNPEISELIPKDTPAYLDNGEKYVERIGRALAFFRQVALIGPSGTGKTHIVYLVAELAGLPLWEINCGLQTSVFDLFGRYIGLGKENWIDGLITSWCRNGGILYLDEANMMKQDVATKLNPILDQRGHMVLTEKDNEIIQRHKDAFLIISMNPVSSEFAGTKPINAAMRRRMSVWLNFDYMSVGTKIDEKEIGLIVKITGVQRQIAEKIVKVGAELRRQYKSGELPYGPSIGDLINWAKIVADGASILDAGQETIIAMTSDEPEIQQIVRKLVCKFAEIT, from the coding sequence ATGAGTGGAGTTGGAAACCAATTAAATAGTAGAACCAAAGAGTTTAGTACTGCTAAAATTAGCGATGAAAAATTTACTTTAAATCTTAAAATTTCACAATTAAAACGTGATACGCATGCTCTTTCCAAAAATTATGATATAAAAAAATATCTTGATTCGACTAAATTTACATTTAATCCAGAAATATCAGAGCTCATACCAAAAGACACTCCGGCATATCTTGATAACGGCGAAAAATATGTTGAAAGAATAGGTAGAGCACTTGCCTTTTTTAGGCAGGTTGCACTGATTGGACCAAGCGGTACTGGAAAAACTCACATAGTCTATCTTGTAGCTGAACTTGCAGGTCTTCCATTATGGGAAATTAACTGTGGTTTACAAACATCTGTGTTTGATCTTTTTGGAAGATATATTGGACTTGGAAAAGAAAATTGGATAGACGGACTTATTACCTCCTGGTGCAGAAATGGCGGAATATTATACCTAGATGAAGCTAACATGATGAAACAAGATGTTGCAACCAAGCTTAATCCTATACTTGATCAAAGAGGACACATGGTATTAACTGAAAAAGATAACGAAATAATACAACGCCATAAAGATGCATTTCTTATAATTAGTATGAACCCTGTATCGTCAGAATTTGCAGGAACTAAACCTATTAACGCTGCAATGAGACGAAGAATGAGTGTCTGGTTAAACTTTGATTATATGAGCGTTGGAACTAAAATAGATGAAAAAGAAATAGGTCTTATTGTAAAGATAACTGGTGTGCAAAGACAAATTGCAGAAAAGATTGTAAAGGTAGGAGCTGAACTAAGAAGACAGTATAAATCTGGCGAACTTCCTTATGGTCCATCTATTGGTGACCTGATCAACTGGGCAAAAATAGTGGCTGATGGTGCATCCATATTAGATGCCGGACAAGAAACAATAATTGCAATGACAAGTGATGAACCTGAGATTCAACAAATAGTTAGAAAGCTAGTTTGTAAGTTTGCTGAAATCACATGA
- a CDS encoding formate/nitrite transporter family protein, with protein sequence MQRDGGFELREKIQKLVGRDSNLVKNNTEVNLLLKSLFEVRLLAKELYPSNEALKVILGKQYLFKKDQIAQTSANKAEMIIDHAKEIALAIKLGTFKVDDNMRSLDFYNNIKETSNALPTDSSNSLLPNETAEKVAQIDMQKVNTNTFSTFILAILAGALIAIAGVYFTFATSQIIVTRTFTQIFGGLLFSFGLMAVVITGAQMFTGNTLGMMNIASRKLKPTKLLRNWIIVYVGNFVGAAATAGVLYMSKAWTSNGYQFGIKALMIASHKVSLGFVDAFFLGILCNSLVCLAIYLAASSKKVSDKVLAIMFPTAAFIAMGFEHCVANMYFLTFASLIKNDPSLLSAMQTAGVTVDTSHLDYMGIVSNLLPVTLGNIVGGSVFIGLMYWLAYMRNNKKQNQI encoded by the coding sequence ATGCAACGCGACGGAGGTTTTGAGCTAAGAGAAAAGATCCAAAAACTTGTAGGACGAGATAGTAATCTAGTAAAAAATAACACTGAAGTGAATTTATTATTAAAGTCCCTTTTTGAAGTGCGGCTGTTAGCAAAAGAGTTGTACCCTAGCAATGAAGCACTTAAAGTGATTCTTGGTAAACAATATTTGTTTAAAAAAGACCAAATTGCGCAAACAAGTGCAAATAAAGCTGAAATGATAATAGATCATGCAAAAGAAATAGCTCTTGCCATAAAGTTGGGAACTTTTAAAGTTGATGACAATATGAGAAGTTTAGATTTCTATAATAACATTAAAGAAACATCTAATGCACTACCAACAGATTCTTCAAATTCATTATTACCCAATGAAACAGCAGAAAAAGTAGCACAAATAGATATGCAAAAGGTAAATACGAATACCTTTTCAACATTCATACTTGCAATACTGGCGGGTGCATTAATTGCTATTGCTGGAGTTTACTTTACATTTGCCACAAGTCAGATAATAGTAACTCGTACTTTTACGCAAATATTTGGTGGTTTGTTATTTAGCTTTGGACTTATGGCTGTAGTCATTACAGGCGCCCAAATGTTCACAGGAAATACTTTGGGCATGATGAATATCGCAAGCAGAAAACTAAAACCAACCAAGCTGTTAAGAAATTGGATTATAGTATATGTTGGAAATTTTGTAGGGGCGGCTGCAACTGCGGGAGTTCTCTACATGAGCAAAGCCTGGACTAGTAATGGTTATCAATTTGGAATAAAAGCATTGATGATAGCAAGCCATAAGGTAAGTCTTGGTTTTGTTGACGCATTTTTCTTGGGAATTCTTTGTAACAGTCTTGTCTGTTTAGCCATATATCTTGCAGCTAGTAGCAAAAAGGTTAGCGATAAGGTCTTGGCAATAATGTTTCCAACTGCGGCTTTCATAGCCATGGGATTTGAACACTGTGTAGCAAACATGTACTTCTTAACATTCGCATCACTGATAAAAAACGACCCTTCATTATTGTCAGCCATGCAAACAGCAGGGGTAACAGTAGATACTTCTCATCTTGATTATATGGGCATAGTTAGTAATCTGCTACCTGTTACCTTGGGAAATATTGTCGGAGGTTCAGTCTTTATTGGCCTCATGTACTGGCTCGCATATATGCGAAATAATAAAAAACAGAACCAGATCTAA
- a CDS encoding helix-turn-helix domain-containing protein gives MKDEELQISIFDSTSDSTMYEHRLSLDKLKDELSKFGLTSNQSKVYIFLGKYGSKTAPEVCKSLKLPRTETYHLLTSLQNKGVVSATFQHPIRFSAVPLDKAIWVLVNAEKERVNTLEKQEGNITDLWNTIPEFAATNVIKVDKFQMLQGINQIHSKIKEMAGSTKKNFFVLGSEKDYLKFYHSDFFELVDNSEIDLKLLTAPSEKIMYVFDEINRDKVKKMSEEIQDNLCFITKDNEEILFFIKNASQVSQQMTAIWTDAASMVYSMNMLFSQVWAKSKNIHL, from the coding sequence ATGAAAGACGAAGAACTACAAATATCCATTTTCGATTCCACGTCAGACTCGACAATGTATGAACACCGATTATCGCTTGATAAATTAAAAGATGAATTGTCAAAGTTTGGATTGACTTCTAACCAGTCCAAAGTTTACATCTTTTTAGGAAAATATGGCTCTAAAACTGCACCTGAAGTATGCAAGTCATTGAAATTGCCACGAACCGAAACATATCATCTTTTGACCAGTCTACAAAACAAGGGAGTTGTATCAGCTACATTCCAACATCCAATCAGATTTTCTGCAGTACCACTAGATAAAGCAATTTGGGTACTAGTTAATGCAGAAAAAGAGCGCGTAAACACATTAGAGAAACAAGAAGGAAACATTACAGATCTTTGGAATACCATTCCAGAATTTGCTGCAACAAATGTGATTAAAGTGGACAAGTTCCAAATGCTGCAAGGGATAAACCAAATTCACAGCAAAATAAAAGAAATGGCTGGAAGTACAAAGAAAAACTTTTTTGTATTAGGTTCAGAAAAAGATTACTTGAAATTCTATCATTCAGACTTTTTTGAATTAGTAGATAATTCAGAAATTGATCTTAAATTGCTAACTGCCCCTTCAGAAAAAATCATGTATGTTTTTGATGAAATTAATAGAGACAAAGTTAAAAAAATGTCAGAGGAAATTCAGGATAATTTGTGCTTTATCACTAAAGACAACGAAGAAATATTATTCTTTATAAAAAACGCTAGTCAGGTTAGTCAACAAATGACTGCAATATGGACAGATGCAGCTTCAATGGTTTATTCAATGAATATGTTATTTAGCCAGGTTTGGGCTAAATCTAAAAACATCCATCTCTAA